One window from the genome of Echinicola vietnamensis DSM 17526 encodes:
- a CDS encoding M1 family metallopeptidase: MKYTLEKLSFLFLCLFVVQVTVAQQVEENNQSEFGDFIYRKGNMYRSASGKPGPMYWQNRADYEIDVTLDDEAHTITGSVTIHYTNNSPEPLDFVWLYLEQNRFTEDSRGTLTTPIQGNRYNGDVDGGYQLSNVSAKVGKRGDASDKYLVTDTRMQVFFDEAIPAKGGKATISMDFSYKIPEKGMDRMGRLEVEEGTIYALAQWYPRTAVFDDVKGWNTEPYLGAGEFYLEYGDFEYSVTAPSDHIVVGSGKLLNPGDVMTSTMQDRMDKAMKSDSTVYILTPDEVADPATRLKQEGNLTWKFKIENSRDIAFASSQAFIWDAAKIDLPSGKTILAQSVYPKESDGQEAWSRSTEYSKASIEHYSEKWFEFPYPTATNVAADIGGMEYPGLNFCGYESKGESLWGVTDHEFGHNWFPMIVGSNERLYPWMDEGFNTFINHYSTLAFNDGEYPADLDHTRKYVSWFNRETREGIDTYPDVVNTSNLGMTAYMKPGMGLIMLREYILDHERFDNAFTSYIETWAFKHPQPTDFFNHIENVAGENLNWFWQNWFYGTENIDLSLDGVYPYGGNYVLALSNRGGVPMPVLVEVTFKDGTSERFKLPVEIWQRGDQWNHLYKTDKEVKSIEIDPDKVLPDVNIGNDKWPSAIYEEE, from the coding sequence ATGAAATATACTTTAGAGAAACTCTCATTCTTGTTTTTATGCTTGTTTGTAGTGCAGGTTACGGTAGCACAGCAAGTGGAAGAGAACAACCAAAGTGAATTTGGCGATTTTATTTACCGTAAAGGAAACATGTATCGATCTGCTTCCGGAAAGCCGGGGCCGATGTATTGGCAAAACCGGGCTGATTATGAAATCGATGTGACGTTGGACGATGAAGCGCATACCATTACCGGCAGCGTGACCATTCATTACACCAATAACAGCCCAGAGCCCTTGGATTTTGTATGGCTTTATCTGGAGCAAAACAGGTTTACCGAAGATTCTAGGGGAACCTTGACCACGCCAATCCAAGGAAACCGGTACAATGGCGATGTTGACGGAGGTTATCAGTTGTCCAATGTATCTGCAAAGGTCGGCAAAAGAGGTGATGCTTCTGACAAATATTTGGTGACTGACACAAGGATGCAGGTGTTTTTTGATGAGGCGATTCCCGCAAAAGGTGGGAAGGCAACTATTTCCATGGACTTTTCTTACAAAATTCCAGAAAAGGGAATGGATCGAATGGGCCGTCTAGAGGTAGAGGAAGGTACCATCTATGCCCTTGCGCAGTGGTATCCTCGTACAGCGGTTTTTGATGATGTGAAAGGTTGGAACACCGAACCTTATCTTGGTGCCGGTGAGTTTTATTTGGAGTACGGTGATTTTGAATATTCCGTGACGGCTCCATCTGACCATATTGTGGTAGGCTCCGGTAAATTGCTAAATCCTGGAGACGTGATGACCAGCACCATGCAGGACAGAATGGACAAGGCCATGAAAAGTGATAGCACGGTCTATATCCTTACTCCTGATGAAGTAGCTGATCCAGCCACCAGGTTAAAACAAGAAGGGAACTTGACCTGGAAGTTCAAAATCGAAAATTCTAGGGACATAGCCTTTGCTTCTTCACAGGCGTTTATTTGGGATGCCGCCAAAATAGACTTGCCTAGCGGTAAAACCATCTTGGCCCAATCTGTTTATCCTAAAGAAAGTGATGGACAGGAAGCTTGGTCCCGATCTACAGAGTACAGTAAGGCCTCTATCGAGCATTACTCAGAGAAGTGGTTTGAATTCCCTTATCCTACAGCTACGAACGTTGCCGCTGACATTGGGGGAATGGAATATCCTGGGCTTAACTTCTGCGGTTATGAGAGCAAAGGTGAATCACTTTGGGGGGTTACCGATCATGAGTTTGGTCACAACTGGTTCCCAATGATTGTGGGCAGTAACGAGCGGCTTTATCCTTGGATGGATGAAGGCTTCAATACTTTTATCAACCACTACAGCACCTTGGCCTTCAATGATGGTGAGTACCCTGCTGATCTAGACCATACCAGAAAATATGTTTCTTGGTTTAACAGGGAAACGCGTGAGGGAATTGATACTTATCCAGATGTGGTGAATACCAGCAATCTAGGAATGACAGCCTACATGAAGCCAGGTATGGGATTGATTATGCTGCGCGAATATATCCTGGACCATGAGCGGTTTGACAATGCTTTTACATCTTATATTGAAACATGGGCATTTAAACACCCGCAGCCTACGGACTTCTTCAATCATATCGAGAATGTAGCCGGTGAAAATTTGAATTGGTTCTGGCAGAACTGGTTCTATGGAACGGAAAATATCGACCTGTCCTTAGATGGTGTTTATCCATATGGCGGTAATTATGTATTGGCACTTTCGAACAGAGGTGGTGTGCCGATGCCAGTACTGGTAGAGGTTACCTTCAAGGACGGAACATCCGAGCGATTTAAATTACCGGTGGAAATCTGGCAACGAGGTGATCAGTGGAACCATCTTTATAAGACCGATAAGGAGGTAAAAAGTATAGAGATCGATCCGGATAAGGTGTTACCTGATGTTAATATAGGCAATGACAAGTGGCCTTCTGCGATTTATGAGGAGGAATAG
- a CDS encoding GIY-YIG nuclease family protein, which translates to MVYYFYILYSRELDKYYIGHTSCRLEERLRRHNTNHSGFTGRANDWAISYHEIYLSKSAVKERESQVKSWKSRKKLLELING; encoded by the coding sequence ATGGTATATTATTTTTATATACTTTATTCCAGAGAGCTGGACAAGTATTACATAGGCCACACATCATGCCGCCTTGAGGAAAGGCTAAGAAGGCACAATACTAACCACAGCGGATTTACTGGCAGGGCTAATGATTGGGCCATTAGCTACCATGAGATTTATCTGTCAAAATCAGCAGTGAAAGAGCGCGAGTCACAGGTAAAATCATGGAAAAGCAGGAAAAAACTTCTCGAACTTATTAACGGTTAG
- a CDS encoding GIY-YIG nuclease family protein — protein sequence MVYYFYILYSRELDKYYIGHTSCRLEERLRRHNTNHKGFTGRVNDWLVHYCETNQSKTEAVERELQVKSWKSRTKLVQLIERTG from the coding sequence ATGGTATATTATTTTTATATCCTTTATTCCAGAGAGCTGGACAAGTATTACATAGGCCACACATCATGCCGCCTTGAGGAAAGGCTTCGGCGGCACAATACCAATCACAAAGGATTTACAGGTAGGGTCAATGACTGGCTGGTTCACTATTGTGAAACCAATCAATCAAAAACCGAAGCAGTGGAGCGGGAGCTACAGGTGAAATCCTGGAAGAGTAGGACAAAGCTGGTACAGCTCATCGAGCGCACGGGATAG